From the Lolium rigidum isolate FL_2022 chromosome 2, APGP_CSIRO_Lrig_0.1, whole genome shotgun sequence genome, one window contains:
- the LOC124687004 gene encoding transcription factor MYB24-like: MARMMCSCAGEPAVRKGPCKLEEDLILAGYMSQHGEGSWDNLARSAGLNRNGKCCRLRWLNYLRPGLRRGSISPEEEMVIRVLHARLGTKWAEIAKHLPG, translated from the exons ATGGCGAGGATGATGTGTAGCTGCGCCGGCGAGCCAGCGGTGCGCAAGGGCCCGTGCAAGCTGGAGGAGGATCTGATCCTCGCCGGCTACATGTCCCAGCACGGGGAGGGCTCCTGGGACAACCTCGCGCGCTCTGCTG GTCTGAACCGGAACGGGAAGTGCTGCAGGCTGCGGTGGCTGAACTACCTGAGGCCGGGGCTGCGACGCGGAAGCAtctcgccggaggaggagatggTCATTCGGGTGCTCCACGCGAGGCTGGGGACCAAGTGGGCCGAGATCGCCAAGCACCTCCCCGGCTGA